A region from the Dendropsophus ebraccatus isolate aDenEbr1 chromosome 1, aDenEbr1.pat, whole genome shotgun sequence genome encodes:
- the CD14 gene encoding monocyte differentiation antigen CD14 — protein sequence MKTKIYPSLILLLLFAETFHKADGDCSYDRDRRQCSCYLLDLTNIMSIIPCIQASSFEFNGGTYMEADLDIKYVITMIASLAKISFVNAVLSENFLAAFINIISPITVDLLSFENTTFVGQPVDDLRGSPPSISALQFINVSSHPLNQRDSTFDQFGNWMSILRDLTVKESQLGGVPCDISLHFQALSTLDLSGNLLSDENVSSIFCNGAFPNLQNLKLRANNFSNYETLCQALSRYNQLRHLDVSLNGFSFISNSLCEWQPSLTHINLSNTGLEHVAISLPPNCEVLDLSHNRITYLNISLPSIIELYLSYNHLTTLPSMGHTPILQILSVDRNPIKALQVSQIQTFKHLQSFRGDNLPYTCSCSFIKEMKELAKSGLTIQQWPDGYTCESPEPFKGKMINEVNHSMFECHSQLLTAVICVVILLLCVSIIICFVKICRSNKTRSQCMEPGNSHSL from the coding sequence ATGAAGACAAAGATCTACCCTTCacttatcctcctccttctctttgcCGAGACCTTTCACAAGGCAGATGGAGACTGTTCCTACGATAGAGACCGCAGGCAATGTTCCTGTTACCTCCTTGACTTGACCAACATCATGAGCATCATTCCATGTATCCAGGCTTCAAGCTTCGAATTTAATGGAGGGACCTATATGGAGGCTGACTTAGACATAAAATATGTTATTACCATGATAGCTTCCTTGGCCAAGATAAGCTTTGTCAATGCGGTCTTGTCCGAGAACTTCTTGGCTGCATTTATAAACATAATATCCCCCATTACTGTTGATCTCTTATCATTTGAAAACACAACCTTTGTCGGACAGCCTGTGGATGACCTGAGGGGATCGCCTCCTAGTATATCAGCTCTACAGTTCATCAATGTCTCCTCACACCCATTAAACCAGAGAGATTCCACCTTTGACCAGTTTGGCAACTGGATGTCTATTCTGAGGGACCTGACCGTGAAGGAGTCCCAACTAGGAGGTGTTCCTTGTGACATCAGTTTACACTTTCAAGCTCTGTCAACTTTAGATCTATCAGGGAATCTCCTGTCGGATGAGAACGTCTCCTCGATTTTTTGTAACGGTGCTTTTCCTAACCTTCAAAACCTAAAGCTAAGAGCCAATAATTTTAGTAATTATGAGACTTTATGCCAAGCACTAAGCAGGTATAACCAACTCCGACACTTGGATGTAAGTCTCAATGGCTTCTCTTTTATATCAAACTCTTTATGTGAGTGGCAGCCATCTTTAACTCACATAAACCTATCTAACACTGGCTTAGAACATGTGGCTATCAGTCTACCGCCAAATTGTGAGGTATTAGATTTAAGCCACAACAGGATTACATACCTAAATATTTCTCTGCCCAGTATTATAGAGCTGTACTTGTCTTATAATCACCTTACTACTCTTCCCTCCATGGGTCATACCCCTATCCTACAAATTCTGTCTGTAGATAGGAACCCCATAAAGGCCTTACAAGTCAGTCAGATCCAAACCTTTAAGCATCTTCAGAGCTTTAGAGGTGATAACCTTCCATACACATGTTCGTGCTCTTTTATAAAAGAGATGAAAGAATTGGCTAAGTCGGGTCTGACAATCCAGCAGTGGCCGGACGGGTACACGTGTGAGTCTCCTGAACCCTTTAAGGGTAAGATGATCAATGAGGTCAACCACTCAATGTTCGAGTGTCACTCACAACTCTTAACTGCTGTCATATGTGTTGTTATATTGTTATTGTGCGTGTCCATAATCATTTGCTTTGTTAAAATTTGTCGGAGTAACAAGACAAGATCTCAGTGCATGGAGCCTGGAAACTCACATAGTTTATAA
- the WDR55 gene encoding WD repeat-containing protein 55, whose amino-acid sequence MAAPMETVPISKDLDANNDGSQQESEELDDTPGPAEPRERDTPMDISFEAAVNTIAFHPSRDILAAGDVDGDVFVYSYSCIEDGNKELWSSGHHLKSCRDAAFSSDGQQLFTVSKDKSIHILNVEEGKLVKRITKAHDSALNSLLLIDENLFATGDESGMLKLWDLRKGTSFMEMKNHEDYISDMVIDQNKKMLLTASGDGTMGVFNIKRRRFELLSEYQNGELTSVSIMKRGKKVACGSSEGTIYLFNWNGFGATSDRFAVKAESIDCMLPINDNIVCTGSMDGIIRAINILPNRVIGTVGQHPGEPIEQLAKSRDGRFLASCAHDQKVKFWDVSNIGSITVDVYRKRKKNRQLKALSKKAFGGADDFFADLKEDENKEKEDKEEEDDEDDSESDDSDSD is encoded by the exons ATGGCGGCGCCCATGGAG ACTGTACCAATCAGTAAAGACCTGGACGCAAACAATGACGGAAGCCAACAG GAGTCTGAAGAGCTTGATGACACTCCAGGCCCAGCAGAACCCCGGGAGAGGGACACCCCTATGGACATCTCATTTGAGGCTGCAGTGAACACCATCGCTTTCCACCCCAGCCGGGACATCCTGGCTGCCGGAGATGTAGATGGAGATGTATTTGT GTATTCATATTCCTGCATAGAAGATGGAAACAAAGAACTCTGGTCTTCCGGGCATCACCTGAAGTCATGTCGAGATGCCGCATTTTCCAGCGATGGCCAAC agcTTTTCACAGTTTCCAAAGACAAATCTATACACATCCTTAATGTGGAGGAGGGAAAACTAGTGAAACGTATCACCAAAGCCCATGA CTCTGCACTGAACAGCCTGCTCCTCATAGATGAGAACCTCTTTGCCACTGGTGACGAAAGTGGGATGTTGAAGCTATGGGACCTCCGAAAAGGGACGTCTTTCATGGAGATGAAGAATCATGAAGACTACATAAGTGACATGGTCATTGACCAAAACAAAAAGATGCTCCTTACAGCCAG TGGAGACGGGACAATGGGAGTGTTCAACATAAAGAGACGGAGGTTTGAGTTGCTTTCAGAGTACCAGAATGGAGAGTTGACAtctgtcagtataatgaag AGAGGTAAAAAGGTGGCTTGTGGTTCAAGTGAAGGAACAATCTACCTGTTCAACTGGAATGGATTTGGAGCAACAAGTGACCGTTTTGCTGTGAAGGCAGAGTCCATTGACTGTATGCTCCCTATCAATGataacattgtgtgcacaggctcCATGGATGGCATCATTAG ggCCATTAATATTTTGCCCAATAGAGTCATTGGTACAGTGGGCCAACATCCAGGAGAGCCCATAGAGCAACTAGCAAAGTCCAGAGATGGCAGGTTCTTAGCCAGCTGTGCCCATGACCAGAAAGTGAAATTTTGGGATGTGTCAAACATTGGCTCCATCACGGTGGATGTTTACAGAAAGAGGAAGAAGAACAGGCAGCTGAAGGCCTTGAGTAAGAAAGCGTTTGGAGGAGCTGATGACTTTTTTGCTGACTTGAAGGAGGATGAAAATAAGGAAAAAGAGGATAaggaagaggaagatgatgaAGACGACAGTGAGAGCGATGACTCGGACAGCGATTAA